A region of the Thioploca ingrica genome:
TAAGGGACATTGGCAACTAGCGGCTATGACGGTGTTAGCTTCAGCCGGTGAATTTAACTCGAAGTTAATATTCATCGTTTTGCCTCTGCCAAATAAAGGAGCGAGGTTAATAATCGCACCGGCTTCTGAGATTTGAATATTGCTTGAATCGTAAGGTGGAGCAAGTGAAATTGATTTGAGGGAATTGCCAGAGGGTAAAGAAATGGCATTGGAATCACCAGTAGATAGAGTGGGTTGAGAGATTATAAGTGATTGGCAGCCACCGTCCATTAGGTTTTCTACTTGAATGGAACCGGATGATTTGTTAGGTTCAATGAAACCAGATTTAGGTTCATTGCATTTTTCTACGTGGAGTAAAGGAGAAGTTCTTGGCTGACATGTGCAACTACACGTTAAACTAAGCGGAAATAGATAGTCATAAATAAATTCTTTCTCCGCAGAATCATCGCAATCCTGATTATTGGGTTCATCTACACCAATTATATAAACCAGTTTCTCATCATCACCAAATTCTTGATTGTCATCTACTTTGCATTCACCCGTATCCCCACAAATAGGTATAGCAGGAATACAACCCGCCAACCTAGCTTGATTCTTACATAAATCTATAACTTTCCCTCGAATGAATCTGTTAAAAGACGCATCCGCATCATTTTTATCTGTCTCACATGTGTGCCATTTTCCTCCATCAGGTCCACCCATCTTATCCTTTGGTTCAACAGTTATACTTCCACATTCTTCTTGAGATATAACTGGTTGGCCCAATCCTGATAAAAAAAATAAAATAAAGATGTACTTGAAAAATATTGTCAGATATCGTATTAGTGTTTTCATTGTATTTTAACCTAGCTATCATCTGGCTTAATTGATGACACGCCCTAGTTGTAAAGATTATAATCATCACGCTTTTATCTTTAATGTTAAAGAGGATTTGAGTAGTTATTATCATCACTGTGAGTAACAATTATGGAAATTTCTGAAAGAATCAAATTTATGCGGACATTCAAAGGTTGGTCACAAGATGAAATGGCTGCTAAATTACATATGGCAGTGAGTGGTTATGCGAAAATTGAGCGCGGCGAAACGGATATTCCTTTTTCCAGACTTAAACAAATTGCTAATACGTTTGAAATGGAGTTATCGCACTTAATTGGGTTAAATGAAAAAAATGTCTTTAATGTCACCGGTAATCGCGACACTCATGATAATTCATCAACTATTAATGTTTATCCTTGTCAAGCCGCTAAATTTCAACATGAAAATGAGAAACTACATTTTATTATTGAACAAAAAGATAAAGAAATGGCTTTACTTCAACAACAAAATATCGATTTAAGAGAAGTGATTAGCCTGTTGAAAAAAGAGGAGTAACTTCATAATAATTAAGCAAGCTGTAGCCTGGATGGAGCGCAGCGGAATCCAGGAGCAGAGTTATAACGTATCATTCTGGCCAAAATTCTTCACTCATCACCGGTTCTAAAAAAATGGACAGATTTGAGGAAAAACTATTTGGTCTAAGTGCGTTTCCTTAGCAGCCGTTAACAGTGCATCATCATAAGCATCAGCTAATTTATCAGCTAATTGAGCTTGTAAACTTGGACTATCTTCTAACAATCTCAAAATACGTCTACGTTGTTCAGCAATGGTATATTTCCAACTGTGAGAACGTTTTTCTGGTTGGAATTGCCATTTAAGCAAATGAGCCAGTAAAACCGACCAGCGGCTGAGTAAAGCCCTTTTTTCACTTCTACCCATCGCTTCTAATTCCTCTGCTATATTTTCACTATCCATTTCTGCAAAGCGACCTTGACGGATTAATTGAACATTAGTTATTAGCCAAGCATAAAAATCTTGTTCGTAGGAAGTTGTTGTCTTTTTCATCATATCAATCGATTAAAACAAGTTCTTTCTATAGATTTCATTGTTAATGGAGCCAACGTAGGGTGTGTTAATAAAGCAGCTAGCACACGTTTTGCCTTAGTTGAGGCCCATTGCTGCCACCGAAAAGAGGGTATCCACATCGAATGGTACTTCACCATGCTCAAGTTTGTCAGCTAATACCCGCAGGGTTAAAATTTGAACCTTCAAAATCGCTTCTTCCCGATGTTTACCATAGGCCATCACGCCTGGAATTTCAGGTACTTCTGTCAACCAACGTCCATCCTCTTCCTGTTCGATTTCAATGGTTAAATGCATAATAGATTTTCCTTGTTAATTTCTTATAGCAAGCTGTAGCCTGGATGGAGCGCAGCGAAATCCAGGAGCAGAGTTATAACGTATCATTCTGGCCAAAATTCTTCACTCATCACCGGTTCTAAAGAAAAGGGACAGCCAGGTAAGGTGGGCAAAAGCGAAGCGTTGCCCACCCTACCTGCTTTCGTAGCGAGTTTCAACGCGTAAGGATAAGATTGGTCAATCATTTGCGGAAATAAATTTTTTAAATTCGGTATTTTATCCAATAAACTTTCTAATTGGGTGCGTTGTTCAATAATCGTGCTTTGCCCACTTTGACCCTCAAATCCTCGCCATTGCTCTTTTAAATATTGGAGTTGAAATGGCCATTTTAACAAATGTGCAATGAGGATGATTAAACGGCTTTCCAATTCACGTTTATCACTCCGTGCCATCCCTTCTAATTCCTCAATGAGATGTTCAATATCTATTTCTGAAAAAGAGCCTTTTTTGAGCAGTTCAACATGACGCGCTACCCAAGTGTAGTAGTCTTTTTCGTAAACTTCTGTCCAGTTTTCCATAAAATTCTTTAGCTGATGATTTAAAATAGTGCGTTACGTTATCGCTAATGCACCCTACGTTTCACTGCCATTAAGTTAAGACTTGTTACTTCCCCCTTTGACAAAGGGGGATTGAGGGGGATTTTCTGAGTTAACCGTTTAACAACCGCTGTACTACAATGCCAGCTAACATCATCCCAAATAACGCTGGCAGATAAGCAATCGTTCCATTGATTGCACGAGGACGACCGATTGACCCCGTCACGGGTTGATGTGGTAAAGGCGGACGCGGGAGTTCTTCTGAATAAACCACGGGATAATTAGTTGGAACGCCCATTTTCCGCAAGTAGGCGCGTAATTCTCTGGCTAGTGGACAAATCTTGGTTTGATTTAATTGACTAACTCGAACTTTAGTCACATCTAAACGGTTACCGGCGCCTAAACTAGAAACAACGGGAATCTTTTGCTGTAAACAAGCCGATACTAATGCCGCTTTACAAGCAATCGAATCAATACAATCAATGACAAAGTCAAATTCCCCAGTTTTAACTAAGTTAGCCGCTTGATCGGGATATAAAAAATCGGTCAGAACCGTTAACTTGACTTGCGGATTAATATCTCGCAAGCGTGCTGCCATCACGTGGGCTTTTTTTTGTCCGAGCGTAGAATGTAGGGCAACCAATTGGCGATTGAGATTGGAGGGAGACACCTCATCATGATCTAACAGGGTAAGACGCTGAATACCTACTCTGCCTAACGCTTCTGCCACGAAACTACCGACACCACCGAGTCCGGCAATCAACAGGTGATGATGAGCTAATTGGGTTAATTTTTCGTAACCTAATAAAATTTCAGTTCGTGAGCTAAAACTATCCATTTTATAGCGATAAATTAAATAAAGTGATGGTGTTACGGTTTGTCATTGTGGCAACCTCTACCGGTGATTGTTGGCGTAATTCAGCGACTGTTTGTAAAACTTCGAGTAAGTAAGCGGGTTCATTCCGTTCACCTCGATGTGTCGATAGCGGCTGATCCGGCGAATCGGTTTCAAGTAAAATATTTTCCAAAGGTAAAGTTTGCACCAAACGCCGTAATTTATTGGCACGTGGATAAGTAATTGGCCCACCAAAACTTAAATAAAAACCGCGCTCAATTAATTGCCGAGCTTGCACTTCACTGCCGGCAAAACTATGTACCACACCGTAGCTACCCGGTATCTGCCGAACCTGCTTAATGACATCCTCTACCGAACGGCGGGCATGGATAATGACGGGTAAATGCGCCTCACGAGCTAAATGCAATTGGGCGATAAAAAACCGTTCTTGCTCTGATTTATCCAAGTCAGCTACCCAATAATCTAAACCACATTCGCCCACCGCCACCGGTTGTTCTTGTTCTATCCACTGAGCGAGTTGGTCTAGATGTTGTTGACGATGTTCTGGTAAATACAGTGGATGTAACCCGTAAGCCGGATACAACCCCGAATATTGTTTACAAACTTCCCGTAAACGATACCATAAACCAGCACTGATAGCCGGAACAATTTGGCGAATCACACCCACCGATTGTGCTCGAGCCAGAACGGCTTCCCGATCGGCTGAAAAACTATCATCATCAAAATGAGAGTGGCTATCTATTAGAGTTATCATTTTTATATTCTAAAATTCACTTCATCTTCAAAGGAAGGGCAGAGCAACTGTGCGTAATCTGAGTTAATAACGAATAAGGGTAACCGCTACTTATCGTTCTCGTAAAGCCTGCTCCTGCGCTTTTTTGATTGGTTTGAGTAAATAATCTAATAGCGTTTTTTTCCCGGTTAAAATATCGACATTAACTGTCATCCCACTGATAATTGGGAGTGGTTTAGCTTTCGTTCCTAAATAATTTCGTTCAGTACGCAACCGAATGAGAAAGAAAGATTCACCGCGTTCATTGGTAATCGTATCGGCACTAATATGTTCCAGTGAGGCGCGTAAACCACCAAAAATGGAAAAATCATACGCGGTAAATTTCACCATCGCACTTTCCCCAGGGTGTAAAAATGCAATGTCTGATGGTCGAATTTGCGCTTCAATCAGTAACTTATCTTCTGAAGGGACGATTTCTATCAAGTCCATTCCCGGTTGCACCACGCCACCAATCGTGGTTATTTTTAATCTTTTCACGGTACCCTTCACCGGTGAGCGAACTGCAGTCCGAATGACGCGATCCTCTAAAGCACGTTTCGATTCCGTTAACCGTGATGATTCTGCTTTAATTTCATTGAGATCACTAAGTGCTTTAGTACGAAAACTCATTTGCAATTCTTCGATTTTACGCTCGGCTTCAGTAACGGCAGCCTCAGCACGAGGGATATGCAGACGAGCACCTTCTAATTCGGCTTTAATTGAACTCGCTTCACGTTGCAAACGCAATAAGTCGACTTCTGACATAACCCCTTTTTTAACCAAAGGTTCGGTGATATTCAATTCTTTTTGTGCTAGTTCATAACTTTGTTGCAATTGCTGTTGTCTTGAGGCTAATTCTTTGATTTCTTGTTTTTTTTGTGCTATTTCTTGGGTTAAGACTTCAATCTGACTTTGTAATTCCTGTTCTCTGGAACGCGCTAAAGCTTGTTCATTCAGAAAAGGTTCTGTCTGGGCTGGGGTCAGATTTTGAGGGAGTTTAAAAGGCTTTCCTTGAGATTCTGCTGTTAAACGCACGATCTTAGCTTGTAAGGTAGCCGAGGTGACTTGACTTTCACGATAAGAGGAAGCAAAGCGCGTATCATCAATGCGGAGTAGAACCTGACCGGTATTAACTTGATCACCTTCTTTGACTAGAATTTCAGAGACAATACCCCCTTCTAGATTTTGTATCACTTGGACATGACGAGAGGGAATAACTTTACCGGTACCTCGAGTGACTTCATCGAGCGTAGAGTAATAAGCCCATATCATCGCTGTAGTGAAGAAACAGACGGTTGTCCATAAAATAACATGACTCAATGGATGAGCCTCTTTTGCCAACAATTGTTGATATTCTCGCATACCACGATTTGAGCTTCATGAATAACTCGGTTACCCCACCAGCGGCTGGGGAGTACTTAACCAATAACCTTGCACATAATCGACTTGAATTTGTTTTAATTTTTTAAATAATTCCTCAGTTTCTACACTTTGGGCGATGGTTTGTAAGTTCATCAAATGGGCAATTTCATTAATGGCTTTCACTGCAGCTTGCTGAACAATATCTTGAGTCATCGCTTTCACAAAAGCACCATCGATTTTTAAAAATTCTATCGGTAACATTTTTAATAGGGTAACCGAACCGATTCCGGAACCAAAATTACTCAGCGCAAAGCGACAACCGAGTGGTTTCAAAGTCGTCATAAAATAAAGGACCCCACTTAAATTCGTTAAAGCGGTGGTTTCGGAGATTTCAAAGCAGAGTTTATCTGCCGGAATCTCGGCATCGGCAATTAATTGCAACATGCTCACTGAAAAATTTTGCTCACTTAAGGATTGACCAGAAATATTTAACATGGCTACTTCTAATTTTTCCAAATGTTCAGGGTGACATTTAAGCCAAATCAATAGGTGACGTATTACCCATAAATCTAAAGAAGACATTAAATTATAGCGAGTAGCCACGGATAAAAAAGCACCTAAAGGAACTAATTGACCTTGAGCATCTTTCATTCTTAATAACACTTCGTAGCGATAACTGGTTGGAGAGGTGCTCGCTGAGGTCATGGACACAATCGATTGGTGAAATAAACAAAAACCCGCTTCTTGCTCTAGATTATCATTAATCAAATTAACCCATTGAATATTTTGATCAGTGGGTTGTTGCGTTTGCTCTTCTTGATAAATATGCACCTGATTGCGACCGGTATTTTTAGCCACATAGCAAGCCGCATCGGCCATAGCTAAGGCACTCTTTAGATTCAGTATTTGACTAGATAACGGCACTAAGCCAATGCTGATACCCAAGGTGAAAATACTTTTTTCTATTTGAGCATTTTTCCAAAAAAATCGATAGCTTTCGATTTGTTCGCATAAACTAGTGGCGAGTTCAATTGCCGACGTTAACGAACAGTTTTCGAGTAACAATCCAAATTCATCACCACCCAATCGTGCTAATATCGCCGACGTATCAGCAGCCTGCATCTTTACTTTATTTTGTAATATTAAAGCGACATCTTTTAATAATTGGTCTCCGGCTTCATGTCCACAAGTATCGTTCACAATTTTAAACTTGTCTAAATCCATATATAACAAGGCGTGTTCACTACCAGAATCACGCGCCTCGCGTAGAACCCGATTAAGTTGGGTTTTAAATTCCAGCAGATTCCACAAACCGGTCAAAGCATCATGTTTAGCTCGGTAGGTCAATTCTTGAGTCATCTTGCGATTTTCAGTGACATCATGAACGACTAAAACGACACCAATGAGATTACCATCACGGTCTCTAATCGGCGCTGCTGAATCTTCTATCGCAAAATGCTGGTTATGGTGACGGTGAACTAATACCGTATGATAAGATAATTCCACCATTTGACCTTGTTGTAAACACCGCTGGATAGGAAATTCTATCGGTTGCTGGGTATTTTCATCTATAAGCGAATAAACTTGGTTCAAGGGCAAACCATAGGCTTCTTCAGTAGTCCAACCCGTTAGCTTTTCCGCTACGGAATTTAAAAACTCCACTTCACCTTTCGCATTAGTGGTGATCACGCCATCACAAATGGCTGCCAGGGTGATTTGCGCTTTTTCTTTCTCATCAAACAGGGCTTCTTCCGCTTGCTTAGCTTGCAAAATATAATGGATGCGGTTACGCAATACATCTAAGTTAATGGGCTTAGTCACATAATCAGTCGCACCAGCGGCATAAGCTCGATCAACCCATTTGCCCTCAACAAAAGCGGTAACCATGATAATCGGCAGATTTTTAGCTTGCGGAAATGCCTTAATCTGAGTACAAGCCTCTACTCCATCGAGCACCGGCATATCCGCATCCATTAAAATTAAATCGGGTTGAAATTGAAGAAAAACTTCTATCGCTTGTTGACCATTTTCTGCCAATTCGATGAGGTAGCCATAGCGTTGTAAAACTTGCTCTAACAATTGGCGGATGAGCGGCGCATCATCAACGACTAAAATCCGGGCTACCTTATTAATCATCGTGGCTTACCGGAGTCAAAATCAGGGTCAACTGCGCTAATTCAGTTTCGAGAGAAGCTAAATGAGTCGCTAGCGTGGCTAAATTATTTTGTTGCGCCAAAGATTCGATTCTTTCACATAATTTACCTAATCGAATCGCCCCGATTTGCAAACTTTCCCCCCTAAACCGGTGTGCTTTGCGCCGTATATTTTCGTTATCATGACTGACCAAACTATCCCGCAAAGCTTGAATTTGTAAAGGGGCTTGTTGTAAAAATTGTTGAACCAGCAACAATGTCATTTCATGACCCATAATTCCCTCTAAATGTTTTAGATGATAGTGATCAAATGAAGGGATGGCAAGAAACTCATTGTTCTCTGGATTGGTATTTTTATCTGCTGACATAATGACTTAGTCGTTTAACTGTGCATCTAAAATGAATGCCAGCGTCAATGTAAAAAATAAGGTATACACCTTGAATTTTATTCAGTTATTTAATTAGAGTGGTTTTTTAGCCGAACATCGCTATACCAAACCAACCCTAGGAAAAGCTATATTTAAGCAGAATTTTACCATTAGTGAACCACTCTGAGTAGAGGCATTTAAAGCAAGGATGGTTATTTTTACCGCAAGTAAAACCAAATGTTTAATCAAATGACAATTTAAAGCTATTTTTTAGGCTAACTTAAGAAAGTTTTATCAAACATCTTTGCGTTTGCCCACTTTGCCTTTGCTATAATGAGTGTTCAATAAAAATTTTAAGGACAATCTTAATGAAACAAGTTGCTTCCTTACGCTATGGTGTCATTTTTAAAAAAGCTTTCTGTGATCCAGAAGTTTTCAAAGGGTTCGTGCGCGATATTCTTGGTATTCAACTTGAGATAGACACTGTGGAAACCGAAAAAACTTTTAGCATTCCGCTCGGTCGTATCCAACCACGGTTCGATTTATTCGCCGAGGATAAAAAGAACCGTATCATTGTAGATATTCAACACGAACGTCATGCGGACCATTATGACCGATTTTTGCATTATCACTGCGTTGCACTATTAGAACAAATCAGCCAGTCGCAAGATTATCGACCCGCATTAAAAGTATTCACGATAGTGGTGTTAACTTCTGGTGACAAGCATAAAAAAGATGTCTCCGTTATCAATTTTGATCCACATGATTTAGTGGGTAATCCTTTAAACGAAATTCCTCATAAGATTATTTATTTATGTCCTAAATACCTCAATGACAAGACCCCGCCAACTTATTGGGAATGGTTACAAGCTATTAATGATAGTTTGGATGAACAAGTAGAAGAGACTCACTATCATTTACCTGAAATTCAAAAAATTTTTCAGCATATAGCCAAAGATTTACTTTCTCCGCAAGAACGTACCAGGATGATCGAAGAGTATCATCTGGAAGAGTTGAAACAGTCAACCGCGCAACAAAAAGCCATTGAAATTGCTAGTAACTTGCTGATTAAAGGACTCCCCTTAGCGATGATTGCGGAAGTGACTGGATTATCAGCAACTGAGATTTTAACGCTAGCTGAATTAGGAAAATTAGATCTAAGCAAATAAGGTGGCTCCTAATAAAGGATTAAATAAATGACTGAATTAATAGAAATTGAAGCTGAAACGTTTGCAGATGAGGTAGGAGATATGCCTTCCAAGAACCATAGTCTAATAATGGGTAGGATAACCGGTTTGTTATTTAATGATGAGCGGTTTATTGTGATGCCAGAACTAAGTCTAGATACCAGCCAAATTGATCTCAATCAATTTAATCTTAAAGCTAAAGACGAATTAATTCCGGATGTGTGTGTTTATCTAGAACTGCCTGAAGAACCCGAAGATGAATTGGATAATGACATTTTGAGAATGACTCAAATGCCCGAGTTAGTGATTGAGATCCTTTCTCCAAAGCAACCGATTAATGAAATCCTCTTAAAATTTAAAGCTTATTTTACCCTGGGGATTAAATCATGTTGGTTAGTTATTCCTTCGGTGAAAGTTATTAAAATATATTCTGCCAAAGGAAATAATATCTTTGATATACAACATGATAATGAAGTTATTGATGAAATCATCGGGATTCGATTACCTATCCAGAAAATTTTTGGAAAGATAGCAGCAACTCGAAGCTAAAAGTTATTCATAGCATTTCTTGGTAGAATAAGTAGGGTGAGCGATGCCTACCCTACTTACTTATTCATGTCTTTAAATCTCAAATCAATGGCACCATACCTAAAATAACATTATCATAAAAAATTATAAACCGTATTTGATGGTTCAGTGATTGTTGTTATATATCTGAAAGTGTTGGTATATTCTCTTAAAGCTGCTTCTATTTCCCATTGAGGTTGCCAACCAAGCAATTGACTGATCTGAGTGATATCGGCACAAGAATGATGAATATCTCCTTCACGAGGAGGTAAATATTTGGGCCTAATATTAGTTTTTAAAATCCGCTGTAATAATTTAAAAAGTTGTTTAATACTGATACTTTTACCACTACCCACATTAAATACATAAGCGCCCTCTCCACATGCTTCTAGCGAATGAATATTGGCACTGACGACATCTTTAACATAGATAAAATCTCGAGTCTGTTCCCCATCTCCGTAAATAGAAGGTCTTTTTCTATTTAAAAGTCGGTTAACCAAAATGGAAATCACCCCGGAATAAGAGGATTGGGGCGATTGTCGCGGTCCATAGACATTAAAATAACGCAATCCAACCGAAGAGAGTCCATAAATTCGATAATAAAGATTAGCTAACTGCTCAGCATAGTGCTTTTCTAAAGCATAGGGACTCAGGGGAAGGCAAGCAGTTTCTTCCTTGAGCGGGAGGTCATTATTTTCTCCATAGACAGCAGCAGAACTGGCAAAAATAATTCGTAATACCCCGCTCAAACGGGCGGCTTCAAAAATATTAAAAGTTCCTATCGTGTTGTGGCGAAAACTAGTTTGCGGTTGTTGAATAGAAAGCGGAACGGATACCAAACCGGCTTGGTGAAAAACATATTTAATGCCTTGCATCGCAGCGAGCACGGTATGAAAATCACTAATATCCCCTTTGATCACTTCTAAATGCAGTTGTTTGGGTAAGTACTGTAAATTTTTCTCCCGACCAGAGGAAAAATTATCGAGTACTCGAACTGATTCCCCCCTCTCAAGAAGGTATTCAACGAGGTGAGAACCAATAAACCCTGCACCGCCGGTCACGAGTATTGCAGGATGAAATAATTTCACAAATGGAGCCCTCTATCGAAAATTAATGAATTGGTAATCTTTAGTTTAGTAGACAAATTAAAAATTTCCCGCTAAAAATTTCGCTAAGAGTGGTTCAATTGCATGATGGATGTTAAATTCACTTTTAACCCGTCGTTGTCCTTCGGTAGCAAGACGAATGCGCATCTGACTATCGTCACTTAATTGCACCAGTCGTTCAGCGAGTTCTTCCCAGTTAGCTGGACTGAACAATAAACCGGATTGTCCTGATTCGATGAGTTCCGGAATACCAGCAACGCTGGGAGCAATAACCGGTACTCCCAAAGCCAGCGCTTCGATTAACACCACCGGCAAGCCTTCCATGAAACTGGCCAGCACAAAAATATCTGCCCGAGTAAATTCTTTAAATACTTCTGGTTCTGAAGCTCGACCAAGCAGCAAGCAACGTTGTTGGAGTCCCTGTTCTTGAATCCGTTGTTCAATGTGGGTTCGCTCACTCCCTTCGCCAATTAGCCTAAGTTCAAGATTAGCACCCCGCTTGATAGCCATTGCCAAAGCATCTATTAAACCCAGCAGCCCTTTCTCTGTAGCCAGCCGGCTTACACACAACACCCGCACTTGATCTTCTTGCGTTTTTTGACCTAAATGAACCGGCAGATTTTCCATATCGATGCCACAGCGTGACACGAATAATTTGGGCCAGTAAATGGGATTTGCCAAACGCATCGCTTGAGCACGACCAAAATGAGAAACACAAGCAACGAATTGAGCAGCCGCTATTTTTTGATTGAGCAGTTGTCCAGCTTCATAATCAAAGTCACTCAGTCCATGAAGTGTCAAGCTCCACTTGAGTTTCAAGAAATGACTAGCCAGCAAGCCAACAATAGCCCCCGCTTGGGCGAAATGGTTATGAAGATGATCGATATGGCGTCGCTTCAGTTCTTGAGCAAGCAAGATAGCTTCGGCAAAGTAAAATATGGCGTAGAATAACGCTCGCAGGCCAGGTACTCGATGACGAAAAGCTAAAACTAAGGTTCGCAAATAGCTCAATGGCGCTTGAATGAAGGAGATTAAATGAGATTGCAACACAGCGATCGGTGAAATGGGAAAAACGTACCAGGTATTTTCAAATTCCTGGCGATCTACTGGCGCCATAATTTCTTCGGGTAGCGGACGTCGCACACTGAAGGTTTGGATATCGAGACCACGCTGTCGTAAAGCCACTATTTCACGGCGAATGAAGGTATGTGAAGCGGCTGGATATTGACTGATAAGATAGGCTATACGCACGATTTAATGTACCGGTGGATGAAATCGACTTAATCGCCAAGCCAAACGTGATACGGAAAGATGGCCGGTTCTGGAACGAGTATGTTGGCTTTGAATATCACAGCGGCGGAGAGTGAACAACGATGTACCCAATTGATTAGGGCCCCACTGAGTCGTAACGGCTTGGTGATAACCGGCTTGTTGCAACGCTTTCAAAGTCCGAGCATCATAATTGCCATTGGGATAGCAAAATGATTCTACCGGGATATTCAGACGTTCTTGGAGAATTTGGCGTGACTGATTTACTTCGTCAAAAATTTGATCTTCACTGCATCCAGGTAGAATTGGATGTGACATCGAATGTGATCCAATTTCATGACCACCCTGCACTAATTCTTGTAATTGTTGCCAACTCATCATGCCGTCCCACGCTGGACAAACTGGACCGCCGACAGCGTCTTCTAATAAGGATATCCACATTAACCGTTGCGCTGGGGTTAGCATTTTAGCTTTTTCTACCACATTAATGATCATCTGGCGTGGTGTGGCGGTAGTCGTGGTGATACCCAATTGACTCAGCCGTTGGTCAGTTATGTTAGCATCCTGCTCAACAGCACGGGAAAGCGCATAGGCAAGACGATCATGCCAAAGCATTTCGTTATGTTCAATGTTGTTTACGACGACGAAAAAACTGGCACGGATCCCCGCTGCTTCAAGTATCGGCTTAGCATAGAGGAAGTTATCTCGTTGGCCATCATCAAAAGTGATGGCTAGTAAAGGACGTTTAGTTCTTTCGCCGGTTTGCCAACGAGTTAAATTCTCAGCGAGTGGTCCACAGGTAAAGTAGGTTACCAAAACGTTTATAAACCAAGCTAATTC
Encoded here:
- a CDS encoding glycosyl transferase group 1, which translates into the protein MRIAYLISQYPAASHTFIRREIVALRQRGLDIQTFSVRRPLPEEIMAPVDRQEFENTWYVFPISPIAVLQSHLISFIQAPLSYLRTLVLAFRHRVPGLRALFYAIFYFAEAILLAQELKRRHIDHLHNHFAQAGAIVGLLASHFLKLKWSLTLHGLSDFDYEAGQLLNQKIAAAQFVACVSHFGRAQAMRLANPIYWPKLFVSRCGIDMENLPVHLGQKTQEDQVRVLCVSRLATEKGLLGLIDALAMAIKRGANLELRLIGEGSERTHIEQRIQEQGLQQRCLLLGRASEPEVFKEFTRADIFVLASFMEGLPVVLIEALALGVPVIAPSVAGIPELIESGQSGLLFSPANWEELAERLVQLSDDSQMRIRLATEGQRRVKSEFNIHHAIEPLLAKFLAGNF
- a CDS encoding polysaccharide deacetylase; translation: MKLFSFRPFLRDVVGELLYQVGLTKPAQAGNHYFTIVTFHRVLPENQLKSYPLAEIAVTPEELAWFINVLVTYFTCGPLAENLTRWQTGERTKRPLLAITFDDGQRDNFLYAKPILEAAGIRASFFVVVNNIEHNEMLWHDRLAYALSRAVEQDANITDQRLSQLGITTTTATPRQMIINVVEKAKMLTPAQRLMWISLLEDAVGGPVCPAWDGMMSWQQLQELVQGGHEIGSHSMSHPILPGCSEDQIFDEVNQSRQILQERLNIPVESFCYPNGNYDARTLKALQQAGYHQAVTTQWGPNQLGTSLFTLRRCDIQSQHTRSRTGHLSVSRLAWRLSRFHPPVH